The Pseudorca crassidens isolate mPseCra1 chromosome 3, mPseCra1.hap1, whole genome shotgun sequence genome includes the window cgGGTCCTGACTCAGGTGCTCACTCGCGCCCTCTGGTGGCTGCTTTGGGGAGGATGGATATTTGGGGGCCAGGATGGGAGTTGGGGTCCAGTTGGACCATCCAGGTGCGGGAGGCTGGTCACCGAGCCAGTTTGGCGGTGAGAAGCAGTCAGAGTGTGGATGTGTCAGGAAACTGACAGCATGTGCTGAGTATCAAGACATAAGGGGAggaattccttggtggtgcagtggttaggactccgtacttccactgcaggggacacaggttcgatgatccctggtcggggcagTTCTGCATGCCATGGGGtgctgccaaaaaaaataaataagatgtaaGGGGGTGAGGAGGACCCAGGAGGGTCGCCCCTAAGCACCCTCCTCCCCCAACAGAAGGCCCCAGGTGGTGATCCCTAGCTGACTTGTGGTTTCACAGGGaccgcctccccctcccctgtttCCTGTTCCTCGTCTCCCAGCCTCCTTGCTGTGTATTTAAAATCCTGAGCAGCAGCAGCGGCAACGCCCCCGGCTCCGCAGCCCGCCTGCACACAGCTCTCCCCAGGGAGGACCGGCATGCAGGCAGGGGGCAGCAGCACTTTTCATGCTGAGTGCATTAAAGTGCCAGTAAATTGCGCATTAACGAGCCAGGGAGGATTGGGGAAGGCTCCCCTGGGCCTCGTGCTGCTGGGAGGCCCAGCTGGGGAATCCATCGCCTGCTACCCTAGGTGGCAGCCACCTGGAGCGCCCAGAGCTCAGGGAGGGGGTCCTCCATTCCAGCCTCTCCCTCCACCATCCTgctcgccccccaccccagccagcgaggggcagggggtgggagcagGCTGCCAGTGGAGGCAGGGAAACACTGCTGGGCCCCAGGTGTCCTGACTTTAGGAAATTgatgctctgagcctcagttttctcatctgcagaacGGAAACGCCAGTGGTGCCCGTTCAACAGAACTGACAGCCACAGGCCTTATGCCACGTTCCTTAGCAATTATTTCTTCCTGTGAATCACGATATTTCCCCAGGATTTTGGAATTCGCTCTGGGCCAGACAGCTTCCTGGCATCCCCCGTGGAGGTGCATGTGCATTCGGAAGGCCCACGGCACTGCCTCCAAAGCCAAAGGCCCAAGACTAAATCCTTGTCACCCTCTGCAGTAGCCACGGGACACACGTGGCTGTTTACACTTTAATTGGCAGTCAGGTGGCACCGTCCACGTTTCAAGTATTCAACCTTAGCTGGCAGGTCTAGAACATTCCTCATATCACTGTATTTAGTCCATCTGGACTAAATATAGCTGCACATTCCCGTAGAGCCCCTTATCGGGCCGAGAAGGTGGGTCTCCTCGCAGCGAATTCCTGGCAGTACTGGCAGGTCGTGTCTTGCGTGGTCTGTGTCCTCAGCTGGCTGCCAGGCACATTCTAGGTTCGTGCCTCGCCGTCTCCTctggcagcccccagccccacgtggctattgagcccttgaaatgtggcccGTGGGACAGGAGGGATCgcatttttaattaaacttaacTTTCTATTTAAATAGTGACCTGCAGCCAGTAGCCGCTGTGCAGGGAGGTTCAGTCTTGAGGAAGGAGAGGTTAAACACAAATCTGGTACCCAGGCCAGATAAATGCTCTTGAGAAAAGCAGTGGGACGTGTCATAGGAGGGAGCCTGCCCTAAAGGAACAGATGGGCAGCCTgctgggagggagaaaaagaaaatttagggtGCCTTCCATGACCACAGAGACTGTTCACTTAAATCTGGAATCGGTAGCAGCCACGTGGCttgattttaaatgtaaaataagtgaCCCTCCCACCAGGGCCCCTAACTTCCCCATCGCCAGCCCTGCTCCCCAAGAGGTAACCATTGGTTTCTTAGGATCTTTGCAATGTTTCAGCAGCTTCAAATGTCATCCCCATAAGGGGGACATGTGTACACACGGCTTTGCTTCTTGAAGCCATTTTAAGCAAGGGGGTGGCATTCAGGCTTTTGTTTCCAAACACCCCAAGTAAAGCAGCTGGGATGCGAACCCAGATCTGACTTGACTTGCGACCATATTATACGGGTGACGGGTCATTGGGGCTCAATTTTGTCACCCGCCGCCAAGGGTGGCCTCTGGGTACCGAGAGCTTGCTTTTTGCTAGGTGATCATGAATCCACCCAAAAACGTTCAAGGGAGGTGGTGTAGCCTCGCTTTGTGAACAGGGAAACTGGCTTGTAAGAAGGTATTTGCACCCAGGGCTGTCCTTTCATGAAGCTTTAGCCGGGATGACATTCCCCTTCCAGGCAGAAAACTTCCTACAGATAGTGGAGACCTGCAGCCAATCCCTGGGCTTCCAGCTGGGGGAGGTAGGTTCCTGGGTCCTTGAGTAGGGTGGGGATAGGCTTGGGGCAAAGGGTGCATCCTCGTGTCCCTCACGACCCTGTGCTTACAGCACCAGGGAAACCAAGAGTTCCCCAGTGAGCAGCCCAGCCGGGACCCCCAGCGCCCAGAGGCCAAGACCCCACAGCCCTCCGGTCTCCAGGGGCCAGACTTCGAAGACATCATGGCCACGAGGTCATCCGACTGGCTCCAGCAGACCCCCGGAGTGGACACAGTCCACCAGCTAGACACGTGGCCATCCTGGGACTCGGAGCCCCGGTTTTGGCAGGATGTTCTGACAGAGCAGCTCTGGCAGATTTTTACTGGGACCCAGGAGCGCCCAAGACGCAGGAGTGAGTCTCCCTGAGGGTGAGGGGAAGTGGGGAATCAGGCCGCCTGGAGGGACAGCACCGGTTGAACTGgcttctcccccatccccttctgTTGTCATAGCGACAGAGCAGGCGCCAGGCCAGGTAAGTAACTGGAATCCTCGGTACCTGGAAGGGTGGGCTTTGCCCTGGCTGGGCCCCCTGGCTTTGACCTCTAGATGCCTGTGGGATTGGCATGcctcccccaccctcagcccTTGGATACCCTCAGAGGACCTGAGCCTGTCTGCAGCTCTGCCTGGATGGGAGGATGGGACTTCAGGCAGTTGGAGCATCCTGTCCACACTGCCTGGGCCCGCCTGCCATGTTCCAGTTCTCAGACCAACCCTGGTCAGGTCCTTTGGTCTGAACTGATCTCCCCAATTCCCACGGGCAGGAAAGCCAGGAGCCAGCACCACGATACTTGGGAGTGAAACTGCTCCCCAAGGACACTTTGGGTAATCCTGGTGGGAGGAGGGCAGtctgccctgggggaggggagccacaCCTGCCACTGATCCACTCTTGTCTCTGCCCAGTTCTCAGCCCAGCTAcgccctcccccagctcctctgAGGGCTCCCGAAAGGGAAGCACAGGACTGGGCACTGTAGGAGAGGAGGTGTTCTCCCACATGGCCCAGGTGAGATCCCCGCACCCCACACAAAGGCTGGGGGGGCTGGGGCGGGAGGAGAATGTGGCTCAGCTGTGACCTCATCCACCCGCAGGAGCTTCCTGTAAAAACCTATCAATTTCTGAAGCCCATGTAAGTATGTCCCAACCTTGTGGTCTGAGGTTAAGGGAGCCCAGATGTGGGGgtgagaaggcttcctggaggaagggacatAATGGTTAggaccttgaaggatgagtaggagtttgctgGGATAGGGCAAAACATGTCAGGCAGAAGGGAGCAGTGTTTGGTCATGGGAGAAGGAGAATACTTGGAGGGGTGTGGGTAGAACCTGGGGGGATATAGAGTGCCGTGGAGAAATGAGGCCTGAGAGAACCCAAAATCTGACAAAGAACGAAGCCCCTCTGGGGCTTGATAGGTGCCCTGCTCCGGGCAGAGAGGCTCACAGGCGGGCTGGTGACCCTGAGGCCTCCTCTCCCAAGATGCTGGGACCCTGAGGACTTTGAAAACACATGGAATAGGCCTGATGCTTTGCCCTGGCAGTCCAAGAAGCTGGCCGTGCCACACAGAGTGGAGAAGATACGGAGGCTAGAACATGGGGAGCCCGTGCTGGCCACGGCCATCAGCAGCTTCACGCGGCACGCCTTCACCTGTGGCAGGGGCGGCGTCAAGGTGTGGAGCCTGGTCGGCCAGGTGGTGGAGGCCAGGTTTCCGGAGACCTACCTGCGTGTACAGGTGAGGGTAGGGCTGGCTCTGGGGCGGAGCTTGTGGGAGCAGGGAGAGCCCCCCACCCTGCAGGGGAGGAAGCTCACCCCAGGCTCTGCCCACCCCAGACCCAGGGGGCCTACCTGCGCACCTGCTTGCTGTTCTCAAACAGCACGGCCCTGCTGACGGGCGGCCACAACCTGACCAGCGTGAGCCTGTGGGACCTGACGGCACCTTCCCTGTACGTGAGAGCAGAGCTGCCCTGTGCAGGCCTCACCTGCCAGGCCCTGGCCGCCAGCCCTGAGGACAACCTGGCCTTTGCTGGTTTCACCGATGGCAGCGTCAGGATCTGGGACCTGCGGAACCAGAGTGTGGTCAGGTGTGGCCCAGGGGTGGGCGGGGCCACCCTGAGGGCCGCTTCCCACCTGGATCCCTGAGTAGGGACCCAGCAGTCTCAAGGCCAAAGCCCCTTTCCCTAAAGAACCCTTGCATTTGAGAGTTGAAGACCCAGGTTCAAACTGTGGCTGGGTCCTTGAAGCCCAGTTGTGGTACTTcttgcctgcctcagtttccccatctgtcaccCGGGTGTGATTGGAGGGGGGGTGTCCTCGGGGGCCCAAAGCTTAGAGTTTCAGCCCTGACCTCCCTTCCAATGCCTCTCCTGGCCAGGGACCTGCCGGGTCACCTGAACGGTGCCAAGAGCATCGCTGTCAAAGACCAGCACATCTGGACAGGGGGTCTGGACGCCTGCCTGCGGTGCTGGGACCTGAGGACCACTGGGGAGCCCCAGGAATACCAGTTCGAGTCTCAGgtgtgcagctgggatggggCCTGCTTGGCCAGGTAGCAGCTGGGCTGTGGACTGAAGGAGGTGGAGGCTGGCGGGAAGGGCAGGGGTTAGTGGTACCTCAAGTCTCAGTGATGCCCTGAAGAGAGGGGTCCTTAGCTACATCCTCCCCAGTTGCCCAGATAACATTGGATGCTTTCATACTCTGTATCAGGGGTTCCTATTCTCATTGAGTCTCTGTGATAATCCCACAAAGTAGAGAGGACcacacccattttgcagatgagccaGCCAAGGCCGGATATGTGAAGTTGCTTTCTGGGGGTTTCACAACCAGGAAGCGGGCAGGCAGTCGGCCCCCGGGATGGGTCCCTGTGCTCCTGCCACCTCTCGGGCCCCGCTGGGACCTGGACAATGTTTCCCTGCTGCCTTCTCCCCAGATAATGAgcctgtcccccagcccctgggaggACTGGGTGCTGGTGGGCACAGCCAACGGCCAGCAGTGGCTGCAGCCC containing:
- the TLE6 gene encoding transducin-like enhancer protein 6; its protein translation is MAENFLQIVETCSQSLGFQLGEHQGNQEFPSEQPSRDPQRPEAKTPQPSGLQGPDFEDIMATRSSDWLQQTPGVDTVHQLDTWPSWDSEPRFWQDVLTEQLWQIFTGTQERPRRRTTEQAPGQESQEPAPRYLGVKLLPKDTLGNPGGRRAVCPGGGEPHLPLIHSCLCPVLSPATPSPSSSEGSRKGSTGLGTVGEEVFSHMAQELPVKTYQFLKPICWDPEDFENTWNRPDALPWQSKKLAVPHRVEKIRRLEHGEPVLATAISSFTRHAFTCGRGGVKVWSLVGQVVEARFPETYLRVQTQGAYLRTCLLFSNSTALLTGGHNLTSVSLWDLTAPSLYVRAELPCAGLTCQALAASPEDNLAFAGFTDGSVRIWDLRNQSVVRDLPGHLNGAKSIAVKDQHIWTGGLDACLRCWDLRTTGEPQEYQFESQIMSLSPSPWEDWVLVGTANGQQWLQPSLGGQKHMVGCKDGTILGLKFSPLGQWWVSVGTDNLVSVFSMPTGTTVVQVPETSSIMCCDVSPSNHLIVTGSRDHASVYQITY